The stretch of DNA TGTTGATTTCGGCAAGTGAAAGTTCGTTAGCATTCCATCAATTGCTTTGAACGTATAACCTGGATATATAAATATGTTTGTCCAACCGCTTGCTTCTTTAAACATTCCATGTTCGCTTACAATCGTTTCTAGCGTGCGAGTACTTGTTGTGCCAACCGTAATAATACGCCCACCATTTTCACGGACAGTATTTAACTCATTCGCTGTTTCTTCTGTCATTTGATAAAACTCCGCATGCATGTCGTGCTCTTCAATATTATCGACGTTTACTGGACGGAATGTACCTAATCCGACATGAAGAGTAATAAAAGCGATATGTACACCTTTCGTTCTCATCTCTTCTAGTAGCTCTTCCGTGAAATGCAAGCCTGCTGTTGGAGCAGCTGCAGAGCCTCGTTCCCGAGCGAAAACAGTTTGATACCTTTCTTGGTCATCTAATTGTTCCTTTATGTACGGTGGAAGTGGCATTTCACCTAAACCTTCTAGCACTTCATAAAAAATACCTTCATATTGGAATTCAAGCATTCTGCCACCGTGTTCTTTTTCTTCCACACAAACAGCTTTGAGCCTTCCATCACCAAATGTTATAATGGTTCCTTTTTTTACGCGTTTTGCTGGTTTAACAAGTGTCTCCCAAACGTCTCCTTCTTCTTGTTTTAGAAGTAGCACTTCAACCTTTGCACCTGTATCTTCTTTCATTCCAAATAAACGGGCCGGTAAAACTCGCGTATCATTTAATACAAGACAGTCCCCAGCTTGCACGTATTGTAAAATGGAGCGAAAAGATGGCTCATGCGCAACGTTCCCATTCTCTTTGTTTAATACCATTAACCGAGAAGCTTCCCTATTTTCTAGTGGTATTTGAGCAATTAACTCCTCTGGTAGATGAAAATCAAATAAATCTACTTTCATACACAAAACTTCCTTTTTAAAAATTTATCGAAACCGACCGATGAAATAAAAAACTAAACTTAAAACAACACTAATAATAATAGACGTAACGATAGGGAAAAAGAAAGTAAAATTCCCTTTTTTCACGACGATATCTCCAGGAATTTTCCCGACTACCTGCCACAATAAACCGATTAAAAGCAACACTCCACCTAAAATCATTAACATTTTAGGAAGCTCAGTCATTCTGTTGGCACCTCCAAGTTAAAATGTCGATATGCTAAATCTGTTACGATTCTTCCTCTCGGTGTTCGTTGCAAAAAGCCAATTTGCAAAAGATACGGTTCATATACGTCCTCAATAGTATGAGATTCCTCTCCGATTGTTGCGGAAATAGTATCAAGCCCTACTGGACCACCCCGAAATTTTTCAATAATAGCGAGTATAAACTTATGATCGATATGATCTAGGCCAAGTCGATCGACTTGAAGGCGGTCAAGTGCTTCATTGGCCAAGTTTTCCGTTATAATATCTTTCCCTAAAACTTGAGCAAAATCACGTACTCTTCGTAATAAACGATTAGCAATTCGAGGAGTCCCGCGAGAACGCCTTGCAATCTCCAATCCTGCTAATTCATCTAAACCAATGTCTAATATTTGTGCCGTTCTTAAAGCTATTGTCGTCAATTGCGTTTCATTATAATACTCTAATCTACTTAACACACCAAAACGATCCCGTAACGGGGCAGTTAAAAGTCCTACTCTCGTTGTTGCACCGACTAATGTAAATGGT from Sutcliffiella cohnii encodes:
- the queA gene encoding tRNA preQ1(34) S-adenosylmethionine ribosyltransferase-isomerase QueA, with the protein product MKVDLFDFHLPEELIAQIPLENREASRLMVLNKENGNVAHEPSFRSILQYVQAGDCLVLNDTRVLPARLFGMKEDTGAKVEVLLLKQEEGDVWETLVKPAKRVKKGTIITFGDGRLKAVCVEEKEHGGRMLEFQYEGIFYEVLEGLGEMPLPPYIKEQLDDQERYQTVFARERGSAAAPTAGLHFTEELLEEMRTKGVHIAFITLHVGLGTFRPVNVDNIEEHDMHAEFYQMTEETANELNTVRENGGRIITVGTTSTRTLETIVSEHGMFKEASGWTNIFIYPGYTFKAIDGMLTNFHLPKSTLIMLVSALAGRDNVIHAYEEAVKEKYRFFSFGDAMLIL
- a CDS encoding DUF2905 domain-containing protein, whose translation is MTELPKMLMILGGVLLLIGLLWQVVGKIPGDIVVKKGNFTFFFPIVTSIIISVVLSLVFYFIGRFR
- the ruvB gene encoding Holliday junction branch migration DNA helicase RuvB → MDERIISQTENAQDQEWSLRPQSLKQYIGQNKVKENLEVFIEAAKIRQETLDHVLLYGPPGLGKTTLAAIIANEMGVQLRTTAGPAIERPGDLAAILSSLEPGDVLFIDEIHRLHRSIEEVLYPAMEDFCLDIVIGKGPNSRSVRLDLPPFTLVGATTRVGLLTAPLRDRFGVLSRLEYYNETQLTTIALRTAQILDIGLDELAGLEIARRSRGTPRIANRLLRRVRDFAQVLGKDIITENLANEALDRLQVDRLGLDHIDHKFILAIIEKFRGGPVGLDTISATIGEESHTIEDVYEPYLLQIGFLQRTPRGRIVTDLAYRHFNLEVPTE